The Pithys albifrons albifrons isolate INPA30051 chromosome 13, PitAlb_v1, whole genome shotgun sequence genome has a segment encoding these proteins:
- the CCNB2 gene encoding G2/mitotic-specific cyclin-B2: MALPAARRAPVTRRMENAVSDLKSKAKTQVPGKRAALEEIGNKVATRTTHITKRTECPKASIKPVKGPSKMTNGSVLPKAPAAVTQAIKETDVPKALSPVPMDVSMQEEDLCQAFSDVLLHNVEDIDAEDTDNPQLCSDYVKDIYLYLRELELQQSIRPHYMDGKTINGRMRAILVDWLIQVHSRFQLLQETLYMCVAVMDRFLQNYPVPRKKLQLVGVTAMLVASKYEEIVCPDVADFVYITDNAYTSHEIREMEIIILKELNFDLGRPLPVHFLRRASKAGEANAKQHTLAKYLMELTLVDYDMVHHRPSEIAAAALCLSQKILGHDKWGTKQQYYTGYTEDSLLMTMKHMAKNVVKVNEKLTKYTAVKNKYASSKLLMISTIPQLSSQIIKDLAASLL, from the exons ATGGCGCTGCCGGCGGCGCGACGCGCCCCT GTCACTAGAAGGATGGAGAATGCCGTGTCTGAccttaaaagcaaagcaaaaactcAAGTTCCTGGCAAAAGGGCTGCTTTGGAGGAAATCGGAAATAAAGTTGCAACAAGAACAACACACATAACTAAG AGAACAGAATGCCCCAAAGCATCCATAAAACCTGTGAAAGGACCTAGCAAGATGACAAATGGAAGTGTCCTGCCTAaagctccagctgctgtgacTCAAGCAATCAAAGAAACTGATGTTCCAAAG GCGCTGTCTCCTGTCCCTATGGATGTATCCATGCAAGAGGAGGATTTGTGCCAAGCCTTCTCTGACGTGTTACTCCACAATGTTGAAGACATTGATGCTGAGGACACGGACAATCCCCAGCTGTGTAGTGACTATGTCAAAGACATCTACCTGTATCTGAGAGAGCTTGAG ctccagcagtcCATCCGCCCCCATTACATGGACGGGAAGACCATCAACGGGCGCATGAGAGCGATTCTGGTGGATTGGCTAATCCAGGTCCACTCGAggttccagctcctgcaggagacACTGTACATGTGTGTTGCGGTTATGGATCGCTTCTTACAA AATTATCCAGTACCTCGCAAGAAGCTTCAGCTGGTGGGTGTAACAGCAATGCTTGTAGCTTCAAAATATGAAGAGATAGTGTGTCCTGATGTAGCAGACTTTGTTTACATTACTGACAATGCCTACACCAGCCATGAAATAAGAGAAATGGAGATTATTATTCTTAAAGAATTAAACTTCGATTTGGGGCGGCCTCTTCCAGTTCACTTCTTAAGAAGAGCATCAAAAGCTGGGGAG GCCAATGCTAAGCAACATACTCTGGCAAAATACCTGATGGAGCTGACACTGGTAGACTATGACATGGTGCACCATCGTCCTTCAGAGATTGCAGCTGCTGCATTATGCTTGTCCCAAAAGATCCTGGGACATGACAAGTGG GGCACAAAGCAGCAATATTACACTGGGTATACAGAAGACAGTCTTCTGATGACTATGAAACATATGGCCAAGAACGTGGTCAAAGTAAACGAGAAGTTAACAAAATACACT GCTGTAAAGAACAAGTATGCAAGCAGCAAACTACTGATGATCAGCACAATCCCTCAGCTGAGCAGTCAGATAATCAAAGACCTGGCTGCATCACTCCTCTGA